In one window of Eleutherodactylus coqui strain aEleCoq1 chromosome 10, aEleCoq1.hap1, whole genome shotgun sequence DNA:
- the LOC136580525 gene encoding C5a anaphylatoxin chemotactic receptor 1-like: MINFSNNSYSDDYEEYDIDSFTIPPRTCPTKLGQVSITDWVAIFQCSFTFVFGVPGNGLVLWITAFEMKRSVNTIWFQNLAVADLLCCLSAPFSIMTIFLGYWPLGLFACKFLPFILLLNMYASVLLLTMISIDRCALVMKPVWCQNNRSLRRAYAACVLMWILATILSSPVLIFRNIRECNGIETCSYDYRILRHHRQMVEDLIALCRVQLGFVIPFLVIVVCYTMLTHRVKSRFTHNTKTMKVTIVVIIGFFVCWLPYHVSGTILAMNVVSSPLFKSTFGLHNIFMALAFMNSCINPIIYVLMGKDFKSKLKRSLKVILKNVLEEQIMRSDSTKTHLSSETKSTETPI; this comes from the coding sequence ATGATTAATTTTTCTAATAATAGCTATTCTGATGATTATGAAGAATATGATATCGATAGCTTTACAATACCCCCTAGAACATGTCCAACAAAGCTTGGCCAAGTTTCAATCACTGATTGGGTTGCCATATTCCAGTGCAGCTTTACATTCGTGTTTGGTGTTCCTGGCAACGGTTTGGTGTTGTGGATAACAGCCTTTGAAATGAAACGCTCGGTGAACACAATATGGTTCCAAAATCTGGCAGTGGCCGATCTCCTGTGTTGTCTCTCTGCGCCATTTAGCATCATGACTATATTCCTGGGATACTGGCCCCTGGGCCTTTTCGCCTGCAAGTTTTTGCCTTTCATTCTTTTATTGAACATGTATGCCAGCGTTCTCCTCCTGACTATGATCAGCATTGATCGCTGTGCTCTGGTGATGAAACCTGTATGGTGCCAAAACAACAGAAGTTTGCGAAGGGCATATGCAGCTTGTGTGCTTATGTGGATCCTGGCCACCATCTTGAGTAGTCCGGTCTTAATCTTTCGGAACATCAGGGAATGCAATGGAATAGAAACGTGCTCATATGATTATAGGATTCTTAGACATCACAGACAGATGGTGGAAGACTTAATTGCTCTTTGTCGTGTACAACTTGGGTTTGTCATCCCATTTTTGGTCATCGTTGTTTGCTACACTATGTTGACACATAGGGTGAAGTCACGATTTACACATAACACCAAGACAATGAAAGTAACTATCGTCGTGATCATTGGCTTCTTTGTGTGTTGGCTTCCTTACCATGTGTCAGGAACCATCTTAGCCATGAATGTAGTTAGTTCACCATTATTTAAGTCTACGTTTGGGCTTCATAACATTTTCATGGCCCTGGCGTTCATGAATAGTTGTATCAATCCCATCATATATGTGCTCATGGGTAAAGACTTCAAAAGTAAACTGAAAAGGTCATTGAAGGTCATTCTAAAGAACGTCTTAGAAGAACAGATCATGCGCTCTGACTCCACTAAAACACATCTATCATCTGAAACAAAAAGCACAGAGACCCCTATATAG